The Lynx canadensis isolate LIC74 chromosome D1, mLynCan4.pri.v2, whole genome shotgun sequence genome has a segment encoding these proteins:
- the LOC115524506 gene encoding putative olfactory receptor 5AK3 yields MTKENITEVTEFFLLGFGAQNKFRDLLFIVFLVIYVTSMVGNIGMILLIKTDSRLQTPMYFFLQHLAFVDICYTSAITPKMLQNFILKNKSISFEGCIMQLLVYATFATSDCYLLAAMAVDRYVAICNPLHYPIIMSQRVCIQLVAGSYVMGSINASVHTGFTFSLYFCKSNTINHFFCDVPPILALSCSNIDINIMLLVVFVGFNLIFTVLVVIFSYVYIMATILKISSVSGRKKAFSTCASHLTAVTVFYATLSYMYLQPQASNSQENMKVASVFYGIVIPLLNPMIYSLRNKEVKEVLKVMRKKFF; encoded by the coding sequence atgacaaaagaaaatatcactGAAGTGACTGAATTTTTTCTTCTGGGGTTTGGTGCCCAAAACAAGTTTCGAGACCTCCTCTTCATTGTATTTCTGGTCATCTATGTGACTTCCATGGTGGGTAATATTGGAATGATCCTACTCATCAAGACAGATTCCAGACTTCAAACacccatgtactttttcctacaacatttggcttttgttgatatCTGTTATACCTCCGCTATCACTCCCAAGATGCTGcaaaacttcatattaaaaaacaaatctatatCCTTTGAGGGCTGTATAATGCAATTATTGGTTTATGCAACATTTGCAACCAGTGACTGTTACCTCCTGGCTGCTATGGCAGTGGATCGTTATGTAGCCATCTGTAACCCACTTCACTACCCCATAATCATGTCCCAAAGAGTCTGCATCCAACTGGTAGCTGGTTCATATGTCATGGGTTCAATAAATGCTTCCGTGCACACAGGTTTTACATTTTCACTGTACTTCTGCAAATCCAATACCATCAATCATTTTTTCTGTGATGTTCCCCCAATTCTTGCCCTTTCATGCTCCAACATTGACATCAACATCATGCTCCTTGTTGTCTTTGTGGGATTTAACTTGATATTCACTGTGTTGGTTGTCATCTTTTCCTATGTGTATATCATGGCCACCATCCTGAAGATATCTTCTGTTTCAGGGAGGAAAAAAGCCTTCTCCACATGTGCCTCCCACCTGACAGCAGTCACTGTTTTCTATGCAACCCTGTCATACATGTACTTACAGCCCCAAGCTAGTAATTCCCAGGAGAATATGAAAGTGGCCTCTGTATTTTATGGCATTGTGATTCCTCTTTTGAACCCCATGATCTATAGTTTGAGAAATAAGGAGGTAAAAGAGGTTCTAAAAGTGATGAGGAAAAAGTTCTTCTAG
- the LOC115524507 gene encoding putative olfactory receptor 5AK3, which yields MEQNNGTEISEFILLGFAGQRKSWHILFIVFLGIYVAILVGNIGMILLIKIDSCLHTPMYFFLQHLAFVDLCYTSAITPKMLQNFVRTEQSISFIGCMVQLLVYGAFATTDCYILAAMAVDRYVAICNPLRYPIVMSQRVCIQLLFGSYFIGFLNASVNTSFTFSLSFCKSNKINHFFCDEPPILALSCSNIDFNIMLLTVFVGFNLMFTVLVVIFSYIYILAALLKISSIAGKKKAFSTCASHLTAVTVFYGTLSYMYLHHGTNESQEQEKMASVFYGIMIPMLNPLIYSLRNQDVKEALKVVTKKCFWFDH from the coding sequence ATGGAACAAAACAATGGCACTGAAATAAGTGAGTTCATTCTCCTGGGATTTGCTGGTCAACGTAAGTCGTGGCATATTCTCTTCATAGTATTTCTAGGGATCTACGTGGCCATCCTAGTGGGCAATATTGGAATGATCCTACTCATCAAGATTGATTCTTGCCTTCATACCCCGATGTATTTTTTCCTCCAACACTTGGCATTTGTTGATCTCTGCTACACCTCTGCTATCACTCCCAAAATGCTGCAAAACTTTGTACGAACAGAGCAATCCATCTCATTCATAGGGTGTATGGTGCAATTACTAGTCTATGGTGCTTTTGCAACGACTGACTGTTACATCTTGGCTGCAATGGCAGTGGACCGGTATGTCGCCATCTGCAATCCACTCCGCTATCCAATAGTCATGTCCCAGAGAGTCTGCATTCAACTCCTATTTGGCTCATACTTCATAGGTTTTCTAAATGCCTCTGTAAACACAAGTTTTACTTTTTCGCTGAGCTTTTGCAAATCCAATAAAATTAACCACTTTTTCTGTGATGAACCCCCAATTTTAGCTCTCTCTTGTTCCAACATTGACTTCAACATCATGCTGCTAACTGTCTTTGTGGGGTTTAACCTAATGTTCACTGTGCTGGTTGTCATCTTTTCCTACATATATATCCTGGCTGCCCTCCTGAAGATATCTTCCATTGCAGGGAAGAAAAAAGCCTTCTCCACGTGTGCCTCCCACCTGACAGCAGTCACTGTTTTCTATGGGACTCTGTCTTACATGTATCTGCACCATGGGACCAATGAGTCTCAAGAGCAAGAAAAAATGGCTTCTGTGTTTTATGGCATCATGATCCCCATGTTAAACCCCCTCATCTACAGCCTGAGAAACCAAGATGTGAAGGAAGCCCTAAAAGTGGTTACAAAGAAGTGCTTCTGGTTTGAtcattga